In Thiospirochaeta perfilievii, a single window of DNA contains:
- a CDS encoding DUF2442 domain-containing protein has product MIISEVKPDIDYKLKIKFDNGKEGTFDVYPYLIYEAFSELKNDSEFKKIQNGGYFVEWDCGADLSADTIEANLQD; this is encoded by the coding sequence ATGATAATATCAGAAGTAAAGCCAGATATTGATTACAAATTAAAAATCAAATTTGATAATGGTAAAGAGGGAACCTTTGATGTCTACCCATATCTTATATATGAAGCTTTTAGTGAATTAAAAAATGATAGTGAGTTTAAAAAAATCCAGAATGGTGGTTATTTTGTAGAATGGGATTGTGGAGCAGATTTATCAGCAGATACAATTGAGGCTAATCTACAAGACTAA
- a CDS encoding DUF4160 domain-containing protein: MPTISMFYGIIIRMFFKDIEKHKLPHIHAEYQGDVGVYSISDGILLAGHVPPKKQKLIVAWIEIHHDDLLADWELAVNGKTPFKIKGLDQ, translated from the coding sequence ATGCCCACGATATCAATGTTTTATGGAATAATAATAAGAATGTTTTTTAAGGATATAGAGAAACATAAACTTCCACATATACATGCTGAATATCAAGGTGATGTTGGGGTATATTCTATTTCTGATGGTATATTACTTGCAGGTCATGTACCACCTAAAAAACAAAAATTAATTGTTGCATGGATAGAAATTCACCATGATGATTTATTAGCAGATTGGGAACTTGCTGTTAATGGTAAAACTCCATTTAAAATTAAAGGATTAGATCAATGA
- a CDS encoding PGN_0703 family putative restriction endonuclease, with product MASIYQESQREKAIDLIQSKNPVFYGSLGGKKFMTKFRDFVLIDNIKNLFEPIRSDAVEYFKKNKISWWGGKQPTGHSLSSQIACINHLYQIRNDKEAVLTILKNISDDFTDVLPVVNDKFKPAYIQFEAVSDNDNLNEGVPNRGSNCTSIDALIFGVRNDGSHWLIPIEWKYTEFYNNQNKATEGCTKETKGSKGETRKNRYSQLINNSSQLRSENHFCYYFEPFYQLMRQTLWAEQMIINSKNETLKATNFLHVHVIPSENSDLLEKKYKCSGMGMEATWRFHLEDQSKYFIITPEKLMNGIKDKTYYDLLQYLKIRYW from the coding sequence ATGGCATCGATTTATCAAGAATCACAGAGGGAAAAAGCAATAGACTTAATTCAAAGCAAAAATCCTGTTTTTTATGGAAGTTTAGGTGGAAAAAAATTCATGACAAAGTTTAGGGATTTTGTTCTAATTGATAATATTAAAAATTTATTTGAACCAATTAGGTCTGATGCCGTGGAATACTTTAAAAAAAATAAAATTTCATGGTGGGGTGGTAAACAGCCTACAGGACATTCATTGTCATCACAAATTGCATGTATTAATCACTTATATCAAATTAGAAATGACAAAGAAGCTGTTCTCACCATTTTAAAAAATATATCAGATGATTTTACTGATGTTTTACCTGTTGTAAATGACAAATTTAAACCTGCATATATACAATTTGAAGCAGTTAGCGATAACGATAATCTCAATGAAGGTGTTCCAAATCGAGGAAGTAATTGTACATCAATTGATGCTTTAATTTTTGGGGTTCGTAATGACGGCTCACATTGGCTTATTCCAATTGAATGGAAATATACGGAGTTTTATAATAATCAAAATAAAGCAACTGAAGGTTGTACAAAAGAAACAAAGGGCAGCAAAGGTGAAACAAGAAAGAACAGATATTCTCAACTAATTAATAATTCTTCTCAATTAAGATCAGAAAATCATTTCTGCTATTATTTCGAACCATTTTATCAACTTATGCGACAAACTCTCTGGGCTGAACAAATGATTATTAATAGTAAAAATGAAACATTAAAAGCAACAAACTTTTTACACGTACATGTTATTCCATCAGAGAACTCAGACTTACTTGAAAAAAAATATAAATGTAGTGGTATGGGAATGGAGGCCACATGGAGATTTCATTTAGAAGACCAATCAAAATATTTTATTATTACGCCAGAAAAACTAATGAATGGAATTAAGGATAAAACTTACTACGATCTATTACAATATTTAAAAATTAGATATTGGTAA
- a CDS encoding 5-methylcytosine restriction system specificity protein McrC, with translation MNGITVFRTMEHSGFSDTDTDKLKNLGLELSYKNDIPTLLGLSSKYDVGYFIGTQWLTEGVNALIVEPKIENIDYLTMFLECLKNPRTTSTVSDIYSIDFTKDPIPLPANTFELTPLIIIHFLTLLKKIVQKGLKRDYIWIEENLKSKIKGKLLINQNIKINILKKRMDRNICRYQDYSIDCTENRILKKTLNFVFSYIKNHHNSHAEIVNLYNYIHPAFYGVSDSVTLSDLKRITTNSLYKEYNETLKVAEMILKRFSYSIHNSEDNKEEKFPPFYIDMSLLFEMYVLTKLDKAYGKDILAKALGSGRTELDYLHISQKTVIDAKYKEVYCNDKWDKDNIRQLSGYARDYEVIKQLDIDITQPIPHLDCLIIYPDMDNGNQEIEVDKIKNKTIKQFVQFYKYGITLPIKNNNNK, from the coding sequence ATGAATGGTATTACAGTCTTCAGAACTATGGAACACTCTGGTTTTAGTGATACAGATACTGATAAACTAAAGAATTTAGGGTTGGAACTATCATATAAAAATGATATTCCTACTCTTCTTGGTCTTTCATCTAAATATGATGTTGGTTATTTTATAGGAACACAATGGTTAACAGAGGGTGTCAATGCTTTAATAGTAGAGCCTAAAATTGAAAACATTGATTATCTTACAATGTTCCTAGAATGCCTTAAAAATCCAAGAACCACAAGTACAGTTTCAGATATCTATTCAATAGACTTCACAAAAGATCCTATACCGTTGCCTGCGAACACTTTTGAATTAACCCCACTAATAATTATTCACTTTTTAACGTTATTAAAAAAAATAGTACAAAAGGGATTAAAAAGAGATTATATATGGATCGAAGAGAATCTTAAGTCAAAAATTAAAGGAAAGTTATTAATTAACCAGAATATTAAGATTAATATTTTAAAAAAAAGAATGGATAGAAATATCTGCCGTTATCAGGATTATTCTATAGATTGTACAGAAAATCGTATATTAAAGAAGACATTAAACTTTGTTTTTAGCTATATAAAAAATCATCATAATAGTCATGCAGAAATAGTAAATTTATATAACTATATACATCCAGCCTTTTATGGAGTTTCAGATAGTGTAACTTTAAGTGATTTAAAAAGAATAACAACAAACTCTCTTTATAAAGAGTATAATGAAACACTTAAAGTCGCAGAGATGATACTAAAAAGATTTTCCTATTCAATTCATAATTCTGAAGATAACAAAGAAGAGAAGTTCCCTCCGTTCTATATAGATATGTCTCTACTATTTGAAATGTATGTATTAACTAAATTAGATAAAGCCTATGGCAAGGATATTTTGGCTAAAGCCTTAGGTTCTGGACGTACAGAGCTAGATTATCTTCATATTTCACAAAAAACAGTTATCGATGCAAAATACAAAGAGGTTTATTGTAATGATAAATGGGATAAAGATAATATTCGACAATTAAGTGGATATGCAAGGGATTACGAAGTAATAAAGCAGTTGGATATTGATATTACTCAACCTATACCACATTTAGATTGTCTAATTATATACCCAGATATGGACAATGGGAATCAAGAAATAGAAGTTGATAAAATCAAAAATAAAACTATTAAGCAATTTGTACAATTTTATAAATACGGAATAACTCTACCAATTAAAAATAATAACAATAAATAG